Proteins co-encoded in one Pseudophryne corroboree isolate aPseCor3 chromosome 1, aPseCor3.hap2, whole genome shotgun sequence genomic window:
- the TNFAIP8 gene encoding tumor necrosis factor alpha-induced protein 8 isoform X2, translated as MATDVFNSKYLAVQAQKKILGKMASSKYIATSLIDDTSGEVLDELYQVTKEFTHSKKDSEKIIKNLIKTVIKLAVLYRNNQFNQDEIALMEKFKRKVHQLAMTVVSFHQVEYTFDRNVLSKLLNECREVLHQVIQRHLTAKSHGRINNVFDHFSDCEFLAALYNPFGPYKSHLQRLCDGVNKMLDDDNI; from the coding sequence TGGCAACAGATGTTTTCAACTCCAAATATCTGGCTGTCCAAGCCCAGAAGAAGATTCTTGGCAAGATGGCTTCATCTAAATATATTGCAACATCCCTGATTGATGACACTAGTGGGGAAGTGTTGGACGAACTCTATCAGGTGACTAAGGAGTTCACCCATAGCAAGAAAGACTCGGAGAAGATCATTAAGAACCTCATCAAGACCGTTATAAAGCTGGCTGTCCTTTATAGAAATAATCAGTTCAATCAGGATGAGATTGCACTTATGGAGAAATTCAAGAGGAAAGTCCATCAGTTGGCCATGACGGTGGTCAGCTTTCATCAAGTGGAATATACCTTCGACCGCAATGTGCTGTCAAAATTGTTGAATGAATGCCGTGAGGTTCTTCATCAGGTCATCCAGCGTCATCTCACGGCAAAGTCTCATGGACGCATCAATAACGTGTTTGACCACTTCTCTGATTGTGAGTTTTTGGCTGCTCTGTACAATCCATTTGGACCTTATAAATCACATCTCCAGAGACTCTGTGACGGTGTGAACAAAATGTTAGATGATGACAATATTTAA
- the TNFAIP8 gene encoding tumor necrosis factor alpha-induced protein 8 isoform X1, protein MSSESDESKDVATDVFNSKYLAVQAQKKILGKMASSKYIATSLIDDTSGEVLDELYQVTKEFTHSKKDSEKIIKNLIKTVIKLAVLYRNNQFNQDEIALMEKFKRKVHQLAMTVVSFHQVEYTFDRNVLSKLLNECREVLHQVIQRHLTAKSHGRINNVFDHFSDCEFLAALYNPFGPYKSHLQRLCDGVNKMLDDDNI, encoded by the coding sequence TGGCAACAGATGTTTTCAACTCCAAATATCTGGCTGTCCAAGCCCAGAAGAAGATTCTTGGCAAGATGGCTTCATCTAAATATATTGCAACATCCCTGATTGATGACACTAGTGGGGAAGTGTTGGACGAACTCTATCAGGTGACTAAGGAGTTCACCCATAGCAAGAAAGACTCGGAGAAGATCATTAAGAACCTCATCAAGACCGTTATAAAGCTGGCTGTCCTTTATAGAAATAATCAGTTCAATCAGGATGAGATTGCACTTATGGAGAAATTCAAGAGGAAAGTCCATCAGTTGGCCATGACGGTGGTCAGCTTTCATCAAGTGGAATATACCTTCGACCGCAATGTGCTGTCAAAATTGTTGAATGAATGCCGTGAGGTTCTTCATCAGGTCATCCAGCGTCATCTCACGGCAAAGTCTCATGGACGCATCAATAACGTGTTTGACCACTTCTCTGATTGTGAGTTTTTGGCTGCTCTGTACAATCCATTTGGACCTTATAAATCACATCTCCAGAGACTCTGTGACGGTGTGAACAAAATGTTAGATGATGACAATATTTAA
- the TNFAIP8 gene encoding tumor necrosis factor alpha-induced protein 8 isoform X3, producing the protein MASSKYIATSLIDDTSGEVLDELYQVTKEFTHSKKDSEKIIKNLIKTVIKLAVLYRNNQFNQDEIALMEKFKRKVHQLAMTVVSFHQVEYTFDRNVLSKLLNECREVLHQVIQRHLTAKSHGRINNVFDHFSDCEFLAALYNPFGPYKSHLQRLCDGVNKMLDDDNI; encoded by the coding sequence ATGGCTTCATCTAAATATATTGCAACATCCCTGATTGATGACACTAGTGGGGAAGTGTTGGACGAACTCTATCAGGTGACTAAGGAGTTCACCCATAGCAAGAAAGACTCGGAGAAGATCATTAAGAACCTCATCAAGACCGTTATAAAGCTGGCTGTCCTTTATAGAAATAATCAGTTCAATCAGGATGAGATTGCACTTATGGAGAAATTCAAGAGGAAAGTCCATCAGTTGGCCATGACGGTGGTCAGCTTTCATCAAGTGGAATATACCTTCGACCGCAATGTGCTGTCAAAATTGTTGAATGAATGCCGTGAGGTTCTTCATCAGGTCATCCAGCGTCATCTCACGGCAAAGTCTCATGGACGCATCAATAACGTGTTTGACCACTTCTCTGATTGTGAGTTTTTGGCTGCTCTGTACAATCCATTTGGACCTTATAAATCACATCTCCAGAGACTCTGTGACGGTGTGAACAAAATGTTAGATGATGACAATATTTAA